The DNA sequence GGGCTTTACTCACAGCAGCAGCCACCGGACTTGTCGTCCGGCTTGGAATCTCCAGATGCTGACAGGAACTTTTCTCGGCAGTGTTCGCTGCAAAAATAGAACGTCTTTCCATCGCGTTCGGCGTGGAGAGCGGTGGCAGTGTCCACGGCCATGCCGCAGATCGGATCAATGGCTTCAGTCTTGGATGTGTTCATGGTCTTTGTTCTTTCTTGTTCGTTGTCATGATTACTTCGAATTCGGTTTATCGAGGTCTTGAAATATTTCAGGCAGGCGTATCGTCCCGGGTCGTGGCCAGCTTGCGCCATTCCCCCCAGCGCGGGATGAACATCGGCACGCGCTTCCGGTATTCGCGATATGCCTCGCCAAATTCATCCTCAACTTTGCGTTCCTCACTGCGCGCCAGCAAATAGTAAGCGAGGACGATGATAGGAAATAGAGCGACCGAGAAGATGGTCGGCCAATGAACGACTCCTTCGCCGAAAAGCGCGACGAAGAGCCCGGTGTACTGAGGGTGGCGCACGAGCCCGTAGAGGCGGTCCGTGATCAGCCGTCCTTCCTGGCGGGCGCGGTGCAGCTCGCGCCAACCCTCCATGAAAATTCCGATGCCGATGAACAGGATCGCGTAGCCGAAGATCATCGCGATCATCATGCCCGTTTCTCCCATGCCCAATAGGGTGGACCAGAGGCTGGCGTTGAGATTGGTCTGGTCGAGGCCGAAGAATCGGACGAGCAGATAGATGGTGAGCGGAAAGCCATACATTTCCGCATAGAGGGCGATGATGAAGGCCTGGACGACCCCGGCGCTCGCCCACTCCTTCCACGTCTTGGGCGCGAGATAGCGGTATAGAAGCCAGGAGGCCAGTACGATCACGATCAGGGCGATTCCCCAGGTTCCGGAATGTGCAATCGGTTCGTTCACGGTCGTGCTCCCTTCTTAGTTGTTGTGGTCACCGTCTTTGAATTCCTGTTTTCACGTTGTCTCGCGGACATCGAATCCTCGTATTCTCATTCATCGATAGCTTGGTCATTTTTTGGCTTCAGGCTTAGACTCGGCCTTCAGTCTCAGCAGTCGCGCATTGATGGCTACGACCACCGTGCTCGCAGCCATCAGCCCCGCACCCACCGCGGGACTGAGCAGCACGCCCCAGGCGTAGAGCACTCCGGCCGCTAGAGGAATGGCAAAGACGTTGTAGCCAGTGGCCCAGACGAGGTTTTGAATCATTTTCCGATATGTGGCGCGGGAAAGTTGCACGATGGCCACGACATCCAGTGGATTGCTACGCACCAGAATCACGTCGGCGGTTTCCACCGCGACATCGGAACCGGCTCCAATGGCAATGCCCACATCAGCCTGGGCCAGCGCCGGGGCATCGTTCACGCCGTCGCCGGTCATGGCCACCAACACGCCCCGGGACTGGACTTCTTTGACTTTAGCTGCTTTGTCCTGCGGCAGGACTTCGGCGAAGTATTCATCCAGTCCGACTTGGTCCGAGACCCATTTGGCGGTCGCTTTGTTATCGCCGGTGAGCATCATGCAGCGGATGTCGAGCGCCTTCAGGGCATCGATGGCCTGCTTCGCCTCGGGTCGCACGATGTCTGCCAGCGCAATCGCGCCCTTCAGCTTTCCGTCAACGAGGACAAACACGACCGTCTTTCCCTCGGCTTGCAATGACTCAACGCGTTTGTCAGTAAGATCGATGTTCTGTTCGCGCAGGAAGCCCGGGCTAACCACCTTGATGTCTTTGCCGTCGACCCTGCCTTCGGCCCCCTTGCCGGGAATGCTTTTGAAGCTTTCGACGGGCAGTTTGTTTTCCGAAGCAGCCGCAATGGCCTTGGCAATGGGATGTTCGGAATTCGTGTCCACCGAGGCCGCGTACTTGTGCAGCGTTTCTTCGTCGAAATCCTCACTGAACATGAGCGTGTCGGTCACGCCAAACCGACCCTCGGTCAGCGTGCCGGTCTTGTCAAAAATGACGGCCTGCAGTTTTCGGGCACCCTCGAAGGCAACCCGATTACGAATGAGCAGGCCGTTACTGGCCGCCAGGGCCGTGGAGACAGCCACAACCAGCGGCACGGCCAGGCCGAGCGCGTGCGGACAGGTGATGACCATGACGGTCACGGCCCGCTCCATGGCAAAGGCAAAGTCATGCTTCATGAAAACCAGCCAAATCACCAGGGTGAGCACGCCGCTCCCGAGGCCAATCACGGTCAGCCACATCGCGGCGGTGTTGGCAAGGTTTTGGGTCTTCGATTTACTTTCTTGGGCCTGCTTAACCAGGTCGATGACCTGCGACAGAAACGAATCCTTGCCGGTGCCTTTGACCTCGATGGTCAGCGAGCCTTCGCCGTTGATGGAGCCGCCAATGACCTTGCCGCCAGTCGTCTTGGTAACCGGAGTTGATTCTCCGGTGAGCATCGCCTCGTTAACCGAACTCTCTCCCTCCACAATGACACCATCCGCCGGGGCTTTCTCACCGGGTTTGATGAGGACTTTGTCGTCCACCGCCAGTTCGCTCAGCGGCACATCTTTCACGCTGCCATCGGGCATCAGTTTGTGTGCGTCGGAGGGCATGAGTTTGGCCAGTGCCTCCAGTGCCCTTGAGGCACCCATCACCGACCTCATCTCGATCCAGTGCCCCAGCAGCATGATGTCGACTAGCGTGGCCAGCTCCCAGAAAAACATCTTGCCGGTCAGACCGAACACTACGGCGCTACTGTAAAGATAAGCCGTCGTGATGGCGACAGCAACCAGCGTCATCATCCCGGGCTGCAGGGATTTCAGTTCTTTGTACATCCCTTTCAAGAACGGCCAGCCACCATACCAAAAGACTG is a window from the Gimesia benthica genome containing:
- a CDS encoding YHS domain-containing protein; this translates as MNTSKTEAIDPICGMAVDTATALHAERDGKTFYFCSEHCREKFLSASGDSKPDDKSGGCCCE
- a CDS encoding methyltransferase family protein, whose product is MNEPIAHSGTWGIALIVIVLASWLLYRYLAPKTWKEWASAGVVQAFIIALYAEMYGFPLTIYLLVRFFGLDQTNLNASLWSTLLGMGETGMMIAMIFGYAILFIGIGIFMEGWRELHRARQEGRLITDRLYGLVRHPQYTGLFVALFGEGVVHWPTIFSVALFPIIVLAYYLLARSEERKVEDEFGEAYREYRKRVPMFIPRWGEWRKLATTRDDTPA
- a CDS encoding copper-translocating P-type ATPase, which encodes MKEHEHITKHKPETKPAQDQLANKVNAEGTTPHAGSNHADHHNHQDHHAQMAADFRNRFWISLALTLPILLLSPLLQKLVGLRESIHFPGDLYVLFGFASAVFWYGGWPFLKGMYKELKSLQPGMMTLVAVAITTAYLYSSAVVFGLTGKMFFWELATLVDIMLLGHWIEMRSVMGASRALEALAKLMPSDAHKLMPDGSVKDVPLSELAVDDKVLIKPGEKAPADGVIVEGESSVNEAMLTGESTPVTKTTGGKVIGGSINGEGSLTIEVKGTGKDSFLSQVIDLVKQAQESKSKTQNLANTAAMWLTVIGLGSGVLTLVIWLVFMKHDFAFAMERAVTVMVITCPHALGLAVPLVVAVSTALAASNGLLIRNRVAFEGARKLQAVIFDKTGTLTEGRFGVTDTLMFSEDFDEETLHKYAASVDTNSEHPIAKAIAAASENKLPVESFKSIPGKGAEGRVDGKDIKVVSPGFLREQNIDLTDKRVESLQAEGKTVVFVLVDGKLKGAIALADIVRPEAKQAIDALKALDIRCMMLTGDNKATAKWVSDQVGLDEYFAEVLPQDKAAKVKEVQSRGVLVAMTGDGVNDAPALAQADVGIAIGAGSDVAVETADVILVRSNPLDVVAIVQLSRATYRKMIQNLVWATGYNVFAIPLAAGVLYAWGVLLSPAVGAGLMAASTVVVAINARLLRLKAESKPEAKK